One genomic window of Lentimicrobiaceae bacterium includes the following:
- a CDS encoding tetratricopeptide repeat protein codes for MNKNNFRTFIFIVLCIFCCARTNLFAQNQQVQIGMNYYNNKEWDKAIAIFSELYEKAPSTFYYSYLVASMYQTKQYDEILKLAKKQIKFFANDYNAKVDNGYVLLQTGKEDKAYKEFDKLIADIENNKNQIRGLAGAFSSKQLFDYSIKTYEQGRKILKEPTEFALDLGIMYQVVNRWEDMIDEYIILAKESTHSLNTVKNRLQYWLTDDLTGEKNKMLRSTLLKRAQKNPDEIIYNDLLLWFSIQQKDFDLALMQAIAIDKRYNEDGERVMEFAELCLNNKSFDNAIEAFKYLIKKDESQSLTIKSKTLSAYAGLLKYEDSFDNDIKKINKVRTELNDIIDTYGQNSYTFEAMMHIANIDAFYFNKFDEAIEMLHTAIEIPQVDMISVAEAKLQLADIYLFIGEQWEATLLYLQVEKQFKNEPIGHEAKFKNAKLSYYIGEFEWAKAQLNVLRGATSKLIANDAMELYMSIVDNVAEDSLYLPLLRFAQADLKHYQGNDTESLNILNKLINTFPGHPIVDDALFLSANIYLKMNNYDTAAKLYQTIVDQYYFDLLADNALFTLAKLYENKFNDYTKAVELYKQLVTQFSDSIYAVEARKKIRLLSEKIQQNNNT; via the coding sequence ATGAACAAGAATAATTTTCGCACTTTTATTTTTATTGTTTTATGCATTTTTTGTTGTGCAAGAACTAACTTATTTGCTCAAAATCAGCAAGTGCAAATAGGAATGAACTATTACAACAATAAGGAATGGGATAAAGCTATAGCTATTTTTTCGGAACTTTACGAAAAAGCTCCCAGTACGTTTTATTATTCTTATTTGGTTGCGTCAATGTACCAAACTAAGCAGTACGATGAAATTTTGAAATTAGCCAAAAAGCAAATCAAATTCTTCGCCAACGATTATAACGCTAAAGTCGATAATGGTTATGTTTTGTTACAAACCGGTAAAGAAGATAAGGCTTATAAAGAGTTCGACAAACTAATAGCCGATATCGAAAACAACAAAAATCAGATTAGAGGATTGGCTGGAGCTTTTTCTTCTAAGCAATTGTTCGATTATTCTATAAAAACGTATGAGCAAGGCAGAAAAATTTTAAAAGAACCTACCGAGTTTGCCTTAGATTTGGGTATTATGTACCAAGTTGTAAACCGTTGGGAAGATATGATTGACGAGTACATTATTTTGGCGAAAGAAAGTACTCATAGTCTTAATACCGTTAAAAACCGTTTGCAATATTGGCTTACCGATGACCTTACAGGCGAAAAAAACAAGATGCTGAGGAGTACTTTGTTAAAAAGAGCTCAAAAAAATCCCGACGAAATTATTTATAACGACCTTTTATTATGGTTTTCTATTCAGCAAAAAGATTTCGATTTAGCTCTTATGCAGGCTATTGCTATTGACAAGCGATACAACGAAGACGGCGAAAGAGTTATGGAATTTGCTGAATTATGTTTAAATAACAAGTCCTTCGATAATGCAATAGAAGCTTTTAAGTATCTTATAAAAAAAGATGAAAGTCAGAGCCTTACAATTAAATCTAAAACACTTTCGGCTTACGCAGGATTACTCAAATACGAAGATAGTTTCGACAACGATATTAAAAAAATAAATAAGGTTAGGACAGAGTTAAACGACATCATAGATACTTACGGGCAGAACAGCTACACTTTTGAAGCAATGATGCATATTGCAAATATAGATGCTTTTTATTTCAATAAATTCGATGAGGCAATAGAAATGCTTCATACGGCTATTGAAATTCCGCAGGTAGATATGATTTCCGTTGCCGAAGCGAAACTTCAACTTGCTGATATTTATTTGTTTATAGGCGAACAATGGGAGGCAACGCTACTGTACTTACAAGTTGAAAAGCAATTTAAAAACGAGCCTATAGGACACGAAGCTAAGTTTAAAAACGCTAAACTATCGTATTATATCGGCGAATTTGAATGGGCAAAAGCTCAGTTAAATGTTTTGCGGGGCGCTACGTCAAAACTTATAGCCAACGATGCCATGGAACTGTACATGAGCATAGTCGATAATGTTGCCGAAGACAGCTTATATCTGCCTTTATTAAGGTTTGCACAAGCCGACCTAAAACACTATCAAGGCAACGATACCGAAAGTCTTAACATTTTGAACAAACTGATAAATACATTTCCCGGACACCCTATAGTTGACGATGCCTTATTTTTAAGTGCGAATATATATCTGAAAATGAATAACTACGATACTGCTGCAAAGCTGTATCAAACCATAGTTGACCAATATTATTTCGATTTGTTGGCAGATAATGCTCTTTTTACTTTGGCAAAACTTTATGAAAACAAATTCAATGATTACACCAAAGCAGTTGAGCTATACAAACAACTTGTAACTCAATTTTCCGACAGTATTTACGCAGTAGAAGCTAGAAAGAAAATCAGATTGCTCTCGGAAAAAATTCAGCAAAACAACAATACATAA
- the serS gene encoding serine--tRNA ligase — translation MIEISFLRENPQIVIERLKIKNFDAEHIVESLLQVDKQRRSIRQSLDENLTEANSIAKEIGILFKRGEQEKAVELKSRSIVLKQLASDLDAKLKQLEQEQEELLLQLPNLPHPETPIGKTSEDNLIVHSEGVIPNLGNNAMPHWEIAQKYDIIDFELGVKLTGAGFPVYKGKGAALQRALINFFLTEAINAGYTEIQPPLMVNEDSGYGTGQLPDKEGQMYHVTLDNLYLIPTAEVPITNIYRNVILNQTDFPVKNTAYSACFRREAGSYGKDVRGLNRLHQFDKVEIVQIQHPDNSYNTLEEMREYVASVLRKLELPFRIVRLCGGDLSFTSAFTYDFEVFSAAQERWLEVSSVSNFESFQANRMKLRFRDDNGKTQLAHTLNGSALALPRIVASLLENNQTENGIAIPKALQKFTGFDLIS, via the coding sequence ATGATTGAAATATCTTTTTTAAGAGAAAACCCGCAAATAGTAATCGAGCGTCTGAAAATCAAAAATTTTGATGCCGAACATATAGTCGAAAGCCTTCTGCAGGTTGATAAGCAACGCCGTAGTATTCGTCAGTCTTTAGACGAAAACCTTACCGAAGCAAACTCAATAGCCAAAGAAATAGGCATTTTATTCAAACGTGGCGAGCAAGAAAAGGCAGTTGAACTTAAATCGCGTTCCATTGTATTAAAACAGCTTGCTTCCGATTTAGATGCTAAATTAAAGCAATTGGAACAAGAGCAAGAGGAGTTGTTGTTGCAATTGCCCAACTTGCCACACCCCGAAACACCAATAGGCAAAACTTCCGAAGATAATCTTATTGTCCATAGCGAAGGCGTAATACCCAATTTAGGAAACAATGCTATGCCACACTGGGAAATAGCCCAAAAATATGATATAATCGATTTTGAATTAGGCGTAAAACTCACCGGAGCAGGCTTTCCTGTGTATAAGGGCAAAGGTGCGGCGCTACAACGTGCACTAATAAACTTTTTCCTTACCGAAGCTATAAATGCAGGCTACACCGAAATACAACCGCCGCTTATGGTCAACGAAGATTCGGGATACGGAACCGGTCAGCTACCCGACAAAGAAGGTCAGATGTATCATGTAACTCTTGACAATTTATATTTAATACCTACTGCTGAAGTGCCTATTACTAACATTTACCGCAATGTTATACTAAATCAAACCGATTTTCCGGTTAAAAATACTGCATATTCGGCATGTTTCCGCCGCGAGGCAGGCTCTTACGGAAAAGATGTCAGAGGTCTTAATCGTTTGCACCAATTCGATAAGGTTGAAATTGTACAAATACAGCATCCCGACAATTCTTATAACACTTTGGAGGAAATGCGCGAGTACGTTGCATCCGTCCTCCGTAAGCTTGAACTGCCTTTCCGTATTGTACGCTTGTGCGGAGGTGATTTAAGTTTTACTTCGGCTTTTACCTACGATTTTGAAGTGTTTTCTGCTGCGCAAGAACGATGGTTGGAAGTAAGCTCAGTATCTAATTTCGAAAGTTTCCAAGCCAACAGAATGAAATTGAGATTCAGAGACGATAACGGCAAAACCCAATTAGCTCACACGCTAAACGGAAGTGCTTTGGCTTTACCCAGAATAGTTGCATCGTTATTAGAAAATAATCAGACTGAAAACGGAATTGCAATTCCGAAAGCTCTGCAAAAATTTACAGGCTTCGACCTAATAAGTTAA
- the radA gene encoding DNA repair protein RadA, whose product MSKLKTIYYCSSCGAQSPQWVGRCNSCGEWNTFQEEVIESKSNVPDFIKEIDRNSKPVSISQINTTSEHRMLTGNEEFDRVLGGGLVEGALVLIGGEPGIGKSTLMLQIALQLDGKRILYITGEESERQIKMRADRLGIQNENCHILVETNTQKILQHLLSFNPDLVIVDSIQTLQTNVIESSAGSISQIRETASEMQKYAKTTGVPVIIIGHITKDGQLAGPKILEHMVDTVLQFEGDRNYGFRIVRASKNRYGSASELGIFEMTDKGLREVNNPSEILLSQHDMDVSGIAVAANIEGMRPMLIEIQSLVSSATYNNAQRSATGFDIRRLNMLLAVIEKRGGFKMLNKDVFLNIAGGIRVDDPAIDLAVVCAIVSSAVDIPIEKLSCFAAEVGLSGEIRPVNRIEQRIAEAQKLGFNKIFISAYNNKVVSPKNKSIEIIEVKKLQDVFQNLFA is encoded by the coding sequence ATGTCGAAACTCAAAACTATATATTATTGCAGTTCATGCGGAGCACAATCGCCACAATGGGTCGGACGATGCAATAGCTGCGGTGAGTGGAATACTTTTCAAGAAGAAGTTATTGAAAGTAAATCAAACGTACCCGATTTTATCAAAGAAATAGATAGAAACTCCAAACCCGTTAGTATCAGCCAAATTAACACTACTTCCGAGCACAGAATGTTAACCGGAAATGAAGAATTTGACAGAGTATTAGGCGGAGGATTGGTTGAAGGTGCTTTGGTTTTGATAGGTGGAGAACCCGGCATAGGAAAATCAACTCTGATGTTGCAAATAGCGCTACAGTTAGACGGCAAGAGGATTTTGTATATCACTGGAGAAGAAAGCGAGAGACAAATAAAAATGCGTGCCGATAGATTGGGAATACAAAATGAGAATTGTCATATTTTGGTTGAGACAAATACTCAAAAAATACTACAACATTTGCTCAGTTTCAACCCCGATTTGGTTATAGTCGATTCCATACAAACATTACAAACCAACGTAATTGAATCGTCGGCAGGAAGCATATCTCAAATTAGAGAAACAGCTTCCGAAATGCAAAAATACGCCAAAACCACTGGAGTTCCAGTAATTATTATAGGACACATTACCAAAGACGGACAATTGGCAGGTCCTAAAATTTTAGAACATATGGTCGATACGGTTTTGCAGTTTGAAGGCGACAGAAATTACGGATTTCGTATAGTCAGAGCATCTAAAAACCGCTACGGTTCAGCTTCCGAGCTTGGTATTTTCGAGATGACCGACAAGGGATTGAGAGAAGTTAATAATCCTTCGGAAATACTCCTATCGCAACACGATATGGATGTCAGCGGAATTGCCGTTGCAGCCAATATTGAAGGTATGCGACCAATGCTTATCGAAATACAATCGCTTGTGAGTTCTGCAACTTATAATAATGCTCAGCGTTCGGCTACCGGCTTCGATATCAGACGACTTAATATGTTGCTAGCCGTTATCGAAAAAAGAGGAGGTTTTAAAATGCTGAACAAAGATGTATTTTTGAATATAGCAGGCGGTATCAGAGTTGATGATCCGGCAATAGACTTAGCTGTTGTGTGTGCCATAGTTTCATCAGCAGTTGATATACCAATAGAAAAACTATCTTGCTTTGCTGCCGAAGTCGGACTTAGCGGCGAAATCAGACCTGTTAACAGAATTGAACAACGCATAGCCGAAGCACAAAAATTAGGATTTAACAAAATATTTATTTCGGCATATAACAATAAAGTTGTATCGCCAAAAAATAAAAGCATTGAAATAATCGAAGTAAAAAAACTACAAGATGTATTTCAAAACTTATTTGCATAG
- a CDS encoding UDP-glucose/GDP-mannose dehydrogenase family protein translates to MKISIVGSGYVGLVSGACFADVGINTTCIDIDKEKIANLKKGIVPIYEPGLEDMVKRNIEKGYLSFTTEYKDVIEDSTIVFIAVGTPPGEDGSADLQYVLNVAENCGKYMKDYLLVVVKSTVPVGTSALVKQEINKQLKKRNVDILFDVASNPEFLKEGAAIEDFLKPERIVIGVDSGKAEKLLTSLYRPFTLNGHPIVSMDTTSAELTKYASNAMLATRISFMNDIANLCEIVGANVNMVRIGMSYDSRIGSKFLYPGVGYGGSCFPKDVKALYNTAKKLGYQMRVIEAVEKVNNDQKKVLFNKVNKYFNGDLKGKTIALWGLSFKPLTDDMREAPSLVIIENLLNAGANVVAYDPVAMNEAKRILGDKIKYANSIYEATVGAHCLLIVTEWREFRYPNFNQIKENLINPVIFDGRNIFDPKVLANAGIEYFFIGG, encoded by the coding sequence ATGAAGATTTCAATAGTAGGAAGTGGATATGTAGGTTTGGTTAGTGGTGCATGTTTCGCCGATGTCGGCATCAACACTACTTGTATAGATATTGATAAAGAAAAAATCGCCAATCTCAAAAAAGGCATAGTTCCCATATACGAGCCGGGGTTGGAAGATATGGTAAAACGCAATATTGAAAAAGGATATTTAAGTTTTACAACCGAATATAAAGATGTTATAGAAGATAGCACAATTGTTTTTATTGCTGTAGGAACACCACCCGGCGAAGACGGTAGCGCCGATTTGCAATACGTGCTTAATGTTGCCGAAAACTGCGGAAAGTACATGAAAGACTACCTGCTTGTTGTTGTCAAAAGTACAGTGCCTGTTGGTACATCTGCTCTTGTTAAGCAAGAAATAAACAAACAACTTAAAAAAAGAAATGTTGATATTCTTTTTGATGTAGCTTCAAATCCCGAATTTTTGAAAGAAGGAGCTGCTATCGAAGATTTTTTAAAGCCTGAGCGCATCGTTATAGGCGTTGATTCCGGAAAAGCAGAAAAACTATTGACTAGCCTTTATCGTCCGTTCACTCTGAACGGACATCCCATAGTTTCTATGGACACCACAAGTGCCGAGCTGACTAAATACGCATCTAACGCTATGCTTGCAACTCGTATAAGTTTTATGAACGATATTGCCAATCTTTGCGAAATAGTAGGTGCTAATGTTAATATGGTCAGAATTGGAATGTCGTACGATAGCCGCATAGGAAGCAAATTCTTATATCCGGGCGTTGGCTACGGCGGTTCTTGTTTCCCAAAAGATGTAAAAGCGCTTTACAATACCGCAAAAAAATTGGGTTATCAAATGCGTGTTATCGAAGCGGTTGAAAAAGTCAATAACGACCAGAAAAAAGTTCTTTTCAACAAAGTAAATAAATACTTTAACGGAGACCTTAAAGGCAAAACAATTGCTTTGTGGGGATTGTCGTTCAAACCTTTAACCGACGATATGCGCGAAGCTCCATCATTAGTTATTATCGAAAATTTACTTAATGCCGGAGCAAATGTTGTAGCTTACGACCCTGTTGCTATGAACGAGGCAAAAAGGATTTTGGGAGATAAAATCAAGTATGCAAACTCAATTTACGAAGCCACCGTTGGTGCACATTGCTTGCTTATTGTTACCGAATGGAGAGAATTTCGCTATCCGAATTTCAACCAGATAAAAGAAAACCTTATCAATCCGGTTATTTTCGACGGTCGCAATATCTTCGACCCAAAAGTCCTTGCTAATGCAGGCATAGAATACTTTTTCATTGGAGGATAA
- a CDS encoding right-handed parallel beta-helix repeat-containing protein → MNRYNDILKIIWVFLMLIFLHPCTAIAQTVIGGIISQDKELTLSESPYLANENITVNNGVTLTIQPGVVIQFEYQIQFLCNGNFIAEGTASKPIIFNSKDTLSNSFWKGIILDFSSGNNNAKIKNVSIGHASTALHMVNADSLLIDSVDIKNCKYGIQFFGSNNNTVSNSIISKCTYGLFIFGDNNSLNNKILKNKFYNCEDFGIFINSFPAFVQNTIIDSNIFNGCNKGVSLGNYGMSGVASHKLTNNKFLNCHQATRIFHDSCTVKDNYFVKNIVGITVHAANSNTVSNNIISYSNVGLILVGNSNNNKITNTSFYYNYLAVSAETETKSTFGSKNCMSNNTFFKNQPIGSFTIYENILVDSITHNNIVDNGEHCSFLYFGNETFYAKYNFWNTTNYRTIDSIIYDQQDNPDVGRVEYNPVYTSEVANAPILPPLSSSMQWIDNKMKISFTKSKAKDFSHYKLYWGNNDLIDFEKSLILTSDSTFYLTGISPQDTIAITCVDTCAIGNIDQLKGYESYYLFPTPLPYAGKDTILCADLGYFHLTSAFNFGNDYITWDTDGSGTFDNPNILNPKYFYSDEDIQRQRVNLYLSTYLNGIKYSDTLKITLYPSAQIYIPTDTVASSNVPFVMQSVNASNYVSVTWTTSGDGYFDDPNVLKATYNPGTADAANGYTILNCYLVTACDTVSADVRVSLRPIFSISGTIDANNIYNKTISLDVYCLQNNRYEKVRSKIFNYSKKQFKFENLFEGEYLLYAKTDNEAHNVFPAYFFNRISWTDSDVIYLNADFYDVDLIYRKPDLVLINGEGKISGNVSLAAGIQNQTISIFLTDTSRQNIFMHIYCNDSAFKFNNLPFGSYRLRCEILNYPTTYSDIIYVTPQNPDVDNLSIHISEQKSSFIRKHKANYLVSDIQIYPNPVTDGFKIYGVYTGQKPTKCLLYNANGIKVKTVEISNINSEISIKELNAGLYVAVFLDNETILQTLRFIKK, encoded by the coding sequence ATGAACAGATATAACGATATATTAAAAATTATATGGGTGTTTCTGATGTTGATTTTTCTGCATCCGTGCACTGCTATTGCTCAAACTGTGATAGGCGGTATTATTAGTCAGGATAAAGAACTTACACTAAGCGAAAGTCCGTATTTGGCAAATGAAAATATTACCGTCAATAATGGAGTAACATTAACAATTCAGCCCGGAGTGGTTATACAATTTGAATATCAAATACAATTCCTATGCAACGGTAATTTTATTGCCGAAGGAACTGCAAGCAAGCCTATCATATTTAATTCTAAAGACACTCTTAGCAATTCTTTTTGGAAAGGAATAATCCTTGATTTTAGTTCAGGCAATAATAACGCTAAAATAAAAAACGTAAGCATTGGGCACGCAAGTACTGCTTTACATATGGTAAACGCCGATTCTTTACTAATAGACAGCGTTGACATTAAAAATTGCAAGTACGGAATACAGTTTTTCGGGTCTAACAATAATACCGTCAGCAACTCAATAATAAGTAAGTGTACCTATGGCTTATTCATCTTTGGCGATAACAATTCGCTGAATAATAAAATTCTGAAAAATAAGTTTTACAATTGCGAAGATTTTGGAATATTTATAAATAGCTTTCCCGCTTTTGTGCAAAATACAATCATCGACAGTAATATATTTAATGGATGCAATAAAGGAGTTAGCTTAGGAAACTACGGTATGTCGGGAGTAGCATCGCATAAGTTGACAAACAACAAATTTTTAAATTGTCATCAAGCGACGCGTATTTTTCACGATTCGTGCACAGTTAAGGATAATTACTTTGTTAAAAATATTGTCGGTATTACTGTCCACGCAGCTAATAGCAATACAGTTTCAAACAATATTATAAGCTATTCCAACGTAGGACTAATTTTGGTTGGTAATAGCAATAATAATAAAATTACTAATACAAGTTTTTACTACAACTACCTTGCAGTTTCAGCCGAAACTGAAACAAAATCTACATTCGGTAGTAAAAATTGTATGTCAAATAATACATTTTTCAAAAATCAACCTATAGGATCTTTCACCATTTACGAAAACATTTTGGTCGATTCCATAACGCACAACAATATTGTCGATAACGGCGAACACTGCTCGTTTTTATACTTCGGTAATGAGACCTTTTACGCCAAATACAATTTTTGGAATACAACCAATTACAGAACTATAGATTCTATAATCTACGACCAACAAGATAATCCCGACGTAGGAAGAGTTGAATACAATCCGGTTTATACATCGGAAGTTGCTAATGCACCTATATTACCGCCGCTAAGCTCAAGCATGCAGTGGATTGACAATAAAATGAAAATTTCATTTACAAAGAGTAAGGCAAAAGATTTTAGCCATTATAAATTGTATTGGGGAAATAACGACTTGATTGACTTTGAAAAAAGTCTGATATTAACAAGTGACTCAACATTTTATCTAACAGGTATAAGTCCGCAAGATACTATAGCCATTACTTGTGTTGATACTTGCGCCATAGGCAACATTGACCAACTTAAAGGCTACGAGAGTTATTACCTGTTCCCAACACCGCTTCCGTATGCCGGAAAAGATACAATACTATGTGCCGACTTAGGATATTTTCATTTAACTTCGGCATTTAATTTCGGCAACGATTATATTACTTGGGATACCGACGGTTCAGGCACGTTCGACAATCCCAATATACTCAACCCGAAATATTTCTACAGTGACGAAGATATACAAAGGCAAAGAGTAAACCTTTATTTATCGACCTATCTTAATGGTATAAAGTATTCCGATACACTCAAAATAACATTATATCCGTCGGCACAAATATACATTCCTACCGATACAGTCGCATCCAGCAATGTTCCATTTGTAATGCAATCGGTAAATGCTTCCAATTATGTATCGGTAACGTGGACAACTTCTGGTGACGGCTATTTCGACGACCCAAATGTATTAAAGGCAACATACAATCCCGGAACCGCCGATGCAGCAAATGGATACACAATTTTGAATTGCTATCTTGTAACAGCTTGCGATACAGTATCAGCCGATGTCAGAGTTTCACTCAGACCGATATTCTCTATCAGCGGCACAATCGACGCCAACAATATTTACAATAAAACTATTTCGTTAGACGTATACTGCCTGCAAAACAACAGATACGAAAAGGTTAGGAGCAAAATCTTCAACTATTCGAAAAAACAGTTCAAATTTGAAAATCTGTTTGAAGGAGAATATTTATTATATGCCAAAACCGACAACGAAGCCCACAACGTTTTTCCTGCTTACTTTTTCAATAGGATTTCGTGGACGGACTCAGATGTTATCTACCTTAATGCTGATTTTTACGACGTAGATTTGATATACCGAAAACCCGATTTGGTTTTGATAAACGGCGAAGGCAAAATCAGTGGAAATGTTAGTCTTGCCGCAGGAATACAAAATCAAACTATCAGTATTTTCTTGACGGATACAAGCCGACAAAACATTTTTATGCATATCTATTGCAACGATAGTGCTTTTAAATTCAACAATCTGCCTTTTGGCTCTTATCGCCTGAGATGCGAAATACTTAATTATCCTACAACCTATTCGGATATAATATATGTTACGCCGCAAAATCCTGATGTCGATAATTTAAGTATTCACATTTCCGAACAAAAATCTTCGTTTATCAGAAAACATAAAGCAAATTATTTGGTTAGCGATATTCAAATATATCCTAACCCTGTTACCGATGGTTTCAAAATTTACGGCGTTTACACAGGTCAAAAACCGACAAAGTGCCTCTTGTATAATGCAAATGGAATAAAGGTAAAAACCGTTGAAATAAGCAATATAAACAGCGAAATAAGCATAAAAGAACTTAACGCAGGATTGTATGTAGCAGTTTTTCTCGACAACGAAACAATTCTTCAAACTCTTAGATTTATAAAAAAATAA
- a CDS encoding FecR domain-containing protein, with protein sequence MQRKKINKKVYNDIVKYISGNCDSREANDISLLIENNTEYQELYSQLNKVWEIGETPIFNTAVNTNKAWQSVSNKIFEDSTEVATPISPEITFRPRYSRAIIRYAVGIAATLIIGLGLFFLQKEKQPELLTYTQNTSQIEPITLSDGSTATLNNNSEINFPETFSKKSREVYLWGEAFFDIASEPNRSFIVCVGDLRVKVMGTSFNIDDTSPNETKVSVHSGKVLCYVVDKNNETGVGDNIMLSKGQKLIYDKVNKTFDLSAKFDYNDISWKTQKLIFNASTLDEVFEAISKCYNTSFEVENSKINDYQITANFDCESLQTVLQTIELIHNVKFVKNDKGYQVK encoded by the coding sequence ATGCAAAGAAAAAAAATAAATAAAAAAGTGTACAACGATATAGTAAAATATATCAGTGGAAACTGCGATAGCCGCGAGGCTAACGATATTTCTTTGCTTATAGAAAACAACACCGAGTACCAAGAACTGTACTCTCAACTTAATAAAGTTTGGGAAATTGGAGAAACTCCCATTTTTAATACTGCTGTTAATACAAACAAGGCATGGCAAAGCGTCTCTAACAAAATTTTTGAAGATTCAACCGAAGTTGCTACTCCAATTAGTCCTGAAATAACTTTCAGACCCCGTTACAGCAGGGCAATAATACGTTACGCTGTTGGTATAGCAGCAACCTTAATTATAGGTTTGGGACTATTTTTCTTACAAAAAGAAAAACAGCCCGAATTGCTTACATATACTCAAAACACTTCGCAAATTGAGCCAATCACGCTCTCAGACGGCTCTACAGCAACCTTAAATAATAATTCCGAAATAAATTTTCCCGAAACTTTCTCCAAGAAATCAAGAGAAGTGTATCTTTGGGGTGAAGCTTTTTTTGATATTGCTTCGGAACCTAATAGATCATTTATCGTTTGCGTTGGCGATTTGAGAGTTAAAGTAATGGGTACATCATTCAATATTGACGACACATCGCCAAATGAAACAAAGGTTAGTGTTCATTCGGGAAAAGTTCTTTGTTATGTAGTTGATAAAAATAACGAAACCGGTGTTGGCGACAATATTATGCTTTCGAAAGGTCAGAAACTTATTTACGACAAGGTTAATAAAACATTCGACTTGTCGGCTAAGTTCGATTATAACGACATCTCGTGGAAAACACAAAAACTTATATTCAACGCTTCCACACTTGATGAAGTTTTTGAAGCTATATCCAAATGCTACAACACTTCGTTTGAAGTCGAAAACAGCAAAATTAACGATTATCAAATTACTGCCAATTTCGACTGCGAATCGCTACAAACAGTGCTACAAACCATTGAATTGATACACAACGTTAAGTTTGTTAAAAACGATAAAGGCTATCAGGTAAAGTAA
- a CDS encoding RNA polymerase sigma-70 factor yields the protein MTEQEKKYIEGLQNGDKEIFEQIFNLYYGRLCQLALRYVKNLPESEEVVQDFFCKLWENKEKITIKTSLNAYFSRSVANMCLNRHRNIKVERNIIEFTGDEIQESPGINATIVDNELNEKYNEALALMPDRRREIFTLSRFSGLKNSEIAKELNISQKTVESQMTRAFKFLKEYLQDFLE from the coding sequence TTGACAGAGCAAGAAAAAAAATATATTGAAGGATTGCAAAATGGCGATAAAGAAATATTTGAACAAATATTTAATCTTTATTATGGTCGGCTTTGTCAGTTAGCTTTACGCTATGTTAAAAACTTACCCGAATCGGAAGAAGTTGTTCAAGACTTTTTTTGTAAGCTGTGGGAAAACAAAGAAAAAATTACAATAAAAACTTCGTTAAACGCTTACTTTTCAAGGTCTGTAGCTAATATGTGCTTGAATAGACACAGAAATATTAAAGTAGAACGAAATATTATTGAATTTACCGGCGACGAAATTCAAGAAAGTCCAGGTATCAATGCAACAATTGTTGATAATGAGCTGAATGAGAAGTATAACGAAGCTTTGGCACTTATGCCGGACAGACGAAGAGAAATTTTTACTTTGAGCAGATTTTCGGGACTGAAAAATAGTGAAATAGCAAAAGAATTAAATATCAGTCAGAAGACTGTAGAGTCCCAAATGACAAGGGCTTTCAAGTTTCTGAAAGAATATTTGCAAGATTTTTTAGAATAA
- the rplU gene encoding 50S ribosomal protein L21: MYAIIEVAGQQFKVKQDQKIYVHRLAAEVGDKLDIEKVLLVDNEGSITVGTPTVDGAKVSANVLAHVRADKIKVFKKKRRKGYQKETGHRQDLTQIKIESIVL; encoded by the coding sequence ATGTACGCGATTATTGAAGTAGCAGGTCAGCAATTTAAGGTAAAGCAAGACCAAAAGATATATGTGCATCGTTTGGCTGCCGAAGTTGGCGACAAATTGGATATAGAAAAAGTTTTGTTGGTTGATAACGAAGGTAGTATTACCGTTGGCACTCCCACTGTTGACGGAGCAAAGGTATCGGCTAATGTTTTAGCTCATGTACGTGCTGACAAAATTAAAGTATTTAAGAAAAAAAGAAGGAAAGGTTATCAAAAAGAAACCGGACATCGTCAGGATTTGACACAAATAAAAATTGAATCTATTGTTTTATAA